From the Meriones unguiculatus strain TT.TT164.6M chromosome 12, Bangor_MerUng_6.1, whole genome shotgun sequence genome, one window contains:
- the Pacrgl gene encoding PACRG-like protein has translation MQKSEYPGGVQLRNRATGIYDQRTSLSSQMKCKTTVQRSKSSSLTSSPEAARRAHPRPSDKLNPKTINPFGEQSRAPSAFAAIYSKGGIPCRLVHGSVKHRLQWECPPEILPFDPLLITLAEGLRETKHPYTFVSKEGFRELLLVKGAPEKAIPLLPRLIPVLKAALVHSDDEVFERGLNALVQLSVVVGPSLNGHLKLLLTSLSKRLMDKKFKEPITSALQKLEQHGGSGSLIIIKSKIPTYCSVCC, from the exons ATGCAGAAATCAGAGTACCCTGGAGGTGTGCAGCTGAGAAACAGAGCGACAG gcATTTATGATCAAAGGACATCCTTAAGCTCACAAATGAAATGCAAAACTACAGTTCAGCGGAGCAAATCCTCCTCATTAACCAGTTCTCCAGAGGCTGCAAGGAGGGCTCATCCTCGGCCAAGTGATAAACTCAACCCTAAAACAATTAACCCT TTCGGTGAGCAGTCTCGAGCCCCTTCTGCGTTCGCGGCTATTTACTCTAAAGGTGGCATTCCTTGCAG attgGTACATGGCTCAGTAAAACACAGATTACAGTGGGAATGCCCTCCTGAAATTCTTCCATTTGACCCTCTTCTAATTACATTAGCGGAG GGCCTGAGGGAGACTAAGCATCCTTATACCTTTGTGTCAAAGGAGGGCTTTAGGGAGTTACTTCTGGTCAAGGGTGCTCCTGAGAAAGCTATACCTTTGCTGCCTAGACTGATCCCTGTGCTGAAGGCAGCTCTG GTTCATTCTGACGATGAAGTGTTTGAAAGAGGACTGAATGCACTTGTGCAGCTGAGTGTGGTTGTTGGCCCATCTCTGAATGGCCATCTGAAACTTCTGCTTACAAGT CTTTCCAAGAGGCTAATGGACAAAAAATTCAAAGAGCCCATCACCAGTGCCTTGCAAAAGCTGGAGCAGCACGGCGGGAGT GGAAGTCTTATCATCATCAAATCCAAAATCCCAACATATTGCTCTGTCTGCTGTTGA